A genomic segment from Gracilimonas sediminicola encodes:
- a CDS encoding polysaccharide deacetylase family protein: MTDHIVKITSSPDCISEKQFVFDVMIRDFLKLDYALEILDEADGYSITFEEKQILIPDVFFDQIYKKDHKLLPEVEAYQTGYDNASLDKLPGWFANKQRTNDSGIRTLPVDVIGMAFFLMSGYADIHFAEKDTHQRRIGSTSFIAKKNLIDRPIIQEWFTVLAGHLFGDEELKPGKKLPAYLKHISHDVDQPFEYLNYSKIRLIKRLAGDVLVRKKPKKAKKRYQLYKKVKDGNYRVDPYNNFNEIVRLLEKHDLKSTFFFISGKPKSEYDAIYDIEHPAISDILKQVHTAGHEIGLHPSYKTRHNPDLLRKEVQKLQKVCKSLGINTPVETSRKHYLRWDWRHTPRILQKTGIKHDYTLGYADRTGYRAGVAFPFRAFDWESKKSLAIKLHPLIVMEASLLANKYMGHTVKEAGQKIVFYHNQLNRLGGEFVLLWHNHELIEPEKLTLFKKFLSL; the protein is encoded by the coding sequence AAACTGGACTATGCGCTGGAAATACTGGATGAAGCAGACGGCTATTCTATTACTTTTGAAGAAAAACAGATCCTTATACCAGACGTTTTCTTTGATCAGATTTATAAAAAGGATCATAAATTATTACCCGAAGTAGAAGCCTATCAAACGGGTTATGACAATGCATCTCTTGACAAACTACCCGGATGGTTTGCCAATAAGCAAAGGACTAATGACTCCGGTATAAGAACGTTACCCGTTGATGTTATCGGAATGGCTTTTTTTCTAATGAGCGGATATGCTGATATTCATTTTGCAGAAAAGGATACACATCAGCGCCGAATTGGTTCTACTTCATTCATAGCTAAAAAAAACCTGATTGATCGTCCCATTATTCAGGAGTGGTTTACAGTATTGGCCGGGCACCTATTTGGAGATGAAGAATTAAAGCCGGGAAAGAAATTACCTGCTTATTTAAAACATATTTCTCATGATGTAGATCAGCCATTTGAATACCTCAATTATTCCAAAATCCGATTAATAAAAAGGCTGGCTGGTGATGTGCTGGTGCGAAAAAAGCCCAAAAAGGCAAAAAAGAGATATCAGCTGTACAAAAAAGTAAAAGATGGAAACTATCGAGTAGACCCCTACAATAATTTTAATGAGATTGTCCGGTTACTGGAAAAACATGATTTAAAAAGTACATTCTTCTTTATATCGGGTAAGCCGAAAAGTGAATATGATGCGATCTACGATATCGAACACCCTGCTATATCCGATATTTTAAAGCAAGTACACACGGCAGGACATGAAATTGGATTGCACCCTTCCTACAAAACCAGGCATAATCCTGATCTGCTACGAAAAGAAGTTCAAAAACTTCAAAAGGTATGTAAATCACTTGGAATTAATACTCCTGTAGAAACCAGCAGAAAGCATTATTTACGGTGGGATTGGAGGCATACGCCTCGTATTTTACAAAAAACCGGTATTAAACATGATTATACTCTTGGCTATGCAGACAGGACAGGATACAGGGCTGGTGTGGCATTTCCTTTCAGAGCATTCGATTGGGAATCAAAAAAATCATTGGCTATTAAACTGCATCCTCTCATTGTAATGGAAGCCAGTTTATTGGCTAATAAGTATATGGGACACACTGTAAAGGAGGCCGGTCAAAAGATTGTGTTTTACCATAATCAATTAAACCGGCTCGGAGGGGAGTTTGTACTTTTATGGCATAATCACGAATTGATTGAACCGGAAAAACTAACCTTGTTTAAGAAATTTTTATCACTGTAA